The region cattggctgttcagatgtggaggaggagactcagcctcggagaaagggttaaatatcagtgcttgtgtgaaatgtcGGTTGTCTGAATTACAACTgtatcgaccctttgggaagaattaagcttctctagtgtccgtgaggttctaattttcagagtaaataactaaCACTATACAGTTGAAAATTTACCACACTTGTCTTTTGAATGCCAatttataaacacacatacaggtcTGGACTGGGCTAGTGAAACAGACGGTGCTGCTAACAGTACATTTTCCTCCACTGTCCCGGTCCCCATACCAGGCTCTCTGCTCGCAGACACACGTGACCGCCCTCAACCTACCAACTGTTTGAGCTATCAAAAGATCTAATTGGATAACTCCATCGGCAACATTTCTAATCagctgtggagtgagcttacGGTACATTCTTAACGCTGTTATAGTAGACGACTTATACTTTGAGCTAAAGGCTCACCAGTGATGAGAGGACATCCGTCGAAGGTAAAGATGCGYACGTTGGGGCAGTTTGTAAGCACAGCCCTCACTGCCTTGCCTGTCAGGTTACGACATCGGGCCAACTGGAGTTCCTACAACACATCCAATCACATAGTTTATAGATCCCTGTCTGCCTAGACATAATACTCTGGCTCCAAAATAACATGGGAAAATTTCACACTTGGAAGTCTttgtataaaaacaaataaaacttgaATCAAGGTTGGACGTTATCTTTCCAAGTGTGCTTAGATACTAAGTTGCTGCCATAGCCATCACCTTGAAGAACTTGTGCACATAGCTACTTTTTTGCACACTTATACTATACTAGGGGTATTAATTGATCCTTTTAAGTTTGAACAAACAAGATCTACACAACAAAAGCATAAAGGGACAGAGTTTTATTGTCCTCTATGAGGaaatgattttcatatgcacatttgttGGTCTTCTTACCTTCAAACTATTAGAGCACGGTGCAGTAGCCAGCCCAATGACACCCTCATCTGTAACCTGAAACAAAGCGCATATGAACTCAGTTTTGCTGAGGTGATTGTCAACTAAATACTTACAAGCAATAAGCAGTGTACATTAGCTACATCAGAAGTTTGGTACTTCTAATGTGCGTTGTGGTGGAAAAACCTCTCAGAAGTCAGTTGGATCTCAATATACAAAAGCTTTACTACGAGCATGCatgcaagggaaaaaacaattagACTCGCTCTTTGTTCACGCATACATTTATAGAACAAAATGGggaggggtgtgggggggtgCCATATGCCACTTGGATGAGTCAGTTACTTCTACATATCACTAGGTAACAGTCCCAGAGGTAGCAGACAAATCATACCAAGGACACACAACCTCAGTTAACAGAAACCACAAAAGATTGTTTCACAAAAAGTTATAACATGGCAGTTTAGAAACAGTTATAAAACAGACTGATTAAGTGAAAAGGGCAACTTGAAACTGTGTGATTGAGCAATCTTACAGATACTAAGAGGAACAGGCTGACCTGTTCCTTATTCAGGCCATATAAGATGACAAATTAAATGTTCCTCTTCCAAAGCGTTAAAGTACCAACCTGGCAATGCTGCGTTCCAGAGGGATAAACCATAAATTCCTGTTATACTAAGATAATCTAAATCTTAGGAATAGGAGCGCagccttcacaaagtattcagtCCTAAACCCAGGTTTTAAGTTTATTAGAGAGATATGTCATCCAATCTGTGCGCGAATCTGCAGTGAAAACGTAATAAGCATCTCACTCACTCAATTGAATTACCTGGGTTCCCGAGAGATTGAGGCTATGGAGAAGCATGCAGTTTCCTGCCAGTGCCAGCAGGGCGGCGTCTCCCACAGCAGAGCAGCCCCAGAGGGAGAGGACCTCCAGCGAACTGCAGCCGTGGGCCAGCGCCAGGACCCCTTCATCGGTCACTGCAGCACACTCAGTCAGGTCCACGACCTGCAGGCCTGGGCAGGAGGCCGCCAGGGCCCTCACACCTACAGAGAACCGACCAATCAACATGTTAGTTGTATAGAGCAATGTAATTGTATTAGATCACATcaaatgtcatattgtgttgtAATAATAATTACTTTGTGAGtgcttaatttgaccagtttcacacatgtacaagtctgTATTATATGCATGTgtaaattggaaatgtgttttttgcatattccaactccccctgagacaacctcggagagtggggtcacagcaagggtcagccattatcaaccgCGATGTATTGTATTATGATGTTCATTACATTGTAAAGTACTGtattgtaaacaaagagatggtccagtaaaaagcatgagctggtgcATATCCAAGAATGttggtagaggtgctgactaacaatAGTAAAGTGATTTTGGATTTTTTTAACACAGAAATTGTTACATTTGGTAGGCAGGTACCATCTGAGGTGATGCTGGGGTGGCCCCGCAGAAGGATTGTCCGGAGCTGCGGACAGCAGATTTGTTGCAGGGTGGAGTCAGACACTCTGCAGTTCACCATGTCCAGCTTGTGTGTCCCAAGATGCATCAGCTGAGGGCAAACACAGTAAGAAGTGTGCAGGAGTTGGTTCTATCCCAGTAGTAACACAGAATGAATAGCATGACTTTGATTAMAATCATGTGTGTTAGTGCTGGccaaaccagagaggaagagagaggcccaactcggggggaaatctgtctccctccaacaggtagtcttttttttttttcgccCACCAAGCAAGCAGTTTTTGTATAGAGATCAATAAGagtgtgtcgaatttggtcatCAAAATTTTGGGGGGTGgatttgatcaaatagaagttttgtaatgcttaagttgttacaaatgtactgataaataggacacgtgacatcccggcaactctGAGAAAAAKAACTTCATATCGGAGTTGTCTCAGGGtagctatgcatattcatggtatgaggctagtagcatagcgcatctctccattgaatacaagCAGTTCACCTCAACcaccctcatcgaatattcaaaatAGGATTACTATATTGAATTGTATCCACCAAGCCAAAAAAAATAATAGGTGGGAGGTAGACAGCTTGTGTCGTGGAAATATTTGCTCAATCATATTTCTCAGATAccggaacttgtgaattcaaatagactttattacaaagtaacaagcCGAGCTGGTTCATGGATTAACTGACTTTCCAGCCTCGGCACACACTTTCTATTCAGTTTTCATCCTTACGTCACACACATAGTAACTCCTCTTTATGTTAATGACTCATCccctctggcatttagccaccATTATKATTTTGCCTTGCACTCATTTCAGCTTGGTTTCCATTTTCTTATTGGAAGATTCTATTGGTGGCGTAACCATAACaatgatacaaaaataaacagacacgCACACTCCTAATGCAtgtgcatgtctaatggtgctTAAGTAATGCAAACCTATGCTCATAATGCACGTCTAATGAAACTCACTGGACTAGGTAATGGCTTCCATTAGCCTAATGACCTAGACACACATATAGAGTGCACTGATTCTGCTTACTACTCTAAGATGTATAATGTgcacatgtaacggatgtgaaatggctagctagttagcggtggtgcgcgctaatagcgtttcaatcggttacgtcactcgctttgagaccttgaagtagtggcctttgtggagcgatgggtaacgatgcttcgtgggtgactgttgttgatgtgtgcagagggtccctggttcgcgcgaggggacggactaaagttatactgttacacacacacgtactggaAAATTCCCAATGCCTGCTGTGTCGCTTTGTggatgactcccattgttagggtggagagatgtatcttgtcagtatatccataatcctTGGCTAAACACATGCCCTAGCTCAATTGAGGGCGCTGCTGGTGGATGATATATGtactgctgggctggaacaaaaacctgcacacAGTCAGAACTGAAAGTGTCCACTGTGGTTCCAGAACAGGAATTCTCCAGAACCACAGTGGACAACCGTATTTCATATAACACACAGCTAATACCTGGCTGATGTTTAGGTCGGTCACCGTGCCCTGTGATGACATGATTCGTAGCAGCGTGTCTTTTATGCCCGCAGGTAAAGCCATGAAGTTACTGAGGTATCTGTCCGCATAGATTGCGACATATACGGCGCTTCTGCAAGAATGGAAATGTACATCAATGAACATGTAACTATCTAACTAGTAGGTGACGTTAGCTACACTAGAcacctagcaagctagctagacgAATTGTTACAAATCACATTTCATAGACGCTCAAAAAACYAACATTTCTGTAACCTGTCAGAGCTACCCACTCACATATTCAAAAGCGAATCCATTGCCAAAATGGCACTCCTGTGTCTGTGCAAGTAGGTATGGAGAAGCTAACCTCCTAAAGCTAGCTCCCTGACAGGTGATCCAAACACAYATaaaacaatgagccagatatttcaccggatgtataaatgtgaagcatccggtcggcgtttccactcactaccaaatatggtgacgACAGGAAGCCCAGTGGTCGGCTGTGGGAAAAGATGGAGCAAGATTTTGGCCGAAATTCAGCAAATGTtttcatcgatgaaacatttgatctccatacaggTTTCTGTTTCCAAAWTTATAATCTGTAACACAGAGTGGACTGCGTTTTtgacaaattgtaaaaaataaaaatgcgttgtttagaaggagtgcaagggcgaattgaaTGATTMCAGCCTCGCTCTTCACAGAATAGGCGAACTTCCCATCACTACGCAATGTCGAACAATCCCAGTCAGTCACTTTTCACCCGGGGCAAACTACACCTACCCGGGGAGAAAAAGTGTATTTTATGCCTTTTATGTCTTTTTAAATTATTTTWAATGTTTTATTGTAATCAGATtgcagatacttttgaaaaataataacttttagccagcagaaaataggagtattgcgccgtgattggctcagtctTCTGTCACTCATCGGAACACCACCTCATCGCTAAATGTAagtccttagtaagggtagacagcCAACATTTCAGCCCTTTGTGTCCTGCCACTGCCATAGCtatattacaagtgcccttccaagaaggctcgaggtcattggtcacagataaaatgacgtcaaatcacgttatagtcatcatcatcatgaatcaagtccaCAATCTACTGGTAAAttatttttaatccttgtcatatgaagagaaataatgaagagaaattatagatcggtactcatcggccattggacataaagattacacaacaagttggaaatcgcaaattcaacaatgagtcgtttggaaggaatcagtggctaactgcaagcatttcaaagcaatcattagccttgCTTTTCATTGGcgtggctgtgttttttttcttcccatttCCCACCATAAATTCAGAGAATGCCAGACATTGATGACAAAAtctgcccacaaaggaccgccacGCCAGCCACCTTCCTGTTTAAATGAGCATATCACAAGgtcagtccaaaaatgtcttgcatgtgtaacagtatagcttccgttcctctcctcaccccaacctgggctcgaaccaggMACCCTCTGCACACgtcaaccacagtcactcacgaagcatcgttacccatcgcgccacaaaagcagcggcccttgcagagcaaggggaacaactacttctaggtctcagagcgagtgacatcaccgattgaagcACTATtaacgtcaaatagtgttatgacatgtatcttttttcacatgcaaagacccaaaacggcgttcaatgtgcctcatcctaataatttggtatataCTGTGGGCTAAATCAAGGGGAGTAATCAAGGAGATAATgatgaccaggtgtgcgtaatgatgaggagcaggtgtgcgtaatgattggGAGCAGGTGTGCAAAATAATTGTTGCCAGGGCCGGTGGTAAGTAGACCAGCGACGTCGAGCGCTGGAGGGGGAGTAGGGGTGACAATGTGGGAAGGAAGTTTGggacaaaccagaaaaaaaaggggaaaaagtcATGGCATTCTTTTGGGAGTTGCCGGGGACCTCACAATACATTATCaccattctatatgtattgccagggacctcacaatacaataTCCCCATTCTATATTGCGATTCgttactgtgattttattgtgattcaatgttccaaacatattgctaactatatgtctgctgcagatggACAAGAGACCCATGGAAAAAGGTTTTATCAGTCATGGAAATGCAAGAAATATCGCACAGTAAAAAGGCCTCGTTCATTATTTCATTCTGGCTTCCATTATTGTCACGTTGCCATGCCAAGCTAGAATTTGTACATTTGTATTGTCAGTAATGTCAAGACAAAGAGGTCTGTGAAGAGGGGTGGGTTTCTTTAGGATTTATATTAGGCATAGATGCTTGTAATGTCCAACTGGTTTAGTCATGATGATAATACTGACATGACATCGTGACACGCCTCCAGGTCAACACCTACAGTACCTCATCATGTATATTCCAAACGCCGTTCTGTTTGGGCTGTACATTGTTAGATGAATATCTTACAAAATGCCCTCTTTTGTAGTTTCATTATGTCTTTAGTTATTGTCCTGCATGATATTTGGATGCAAATGGGAAACCATCAGACCAGGCTAAACatttgtgtgattttgagagTCCGTCTATCACTACTTGTACTGCATGTAAAATCTGTGGTTCAGGATTGTCTAGCTTAAGCTGAATAggcaatatgatttatttatcaTGTTTATTTGTCAGGGACAATGTACAGTACAACAAAACACCAGTTTTAACATTAACATTTCATCAGGTGTAAAGCTTAATGTTTTCCACGATGAATATGTAATTCTTTCATTCAGGACAGATCATTGTTTAAAATATCTGGCTCAAGgtttactttattgtccccaaggGGAAATAGGTATTGTACACACATAGCTGCTCCATACAGTAACAATACAAACATGAAAGTACTTCCAATCACAAATACTGCACATCTCCCTATCATACGTAGCCGACCAAATCACAGATGATTtaatcatatatacagtaccagtcaaaagtttggacacacctacttattccagggtttttctttattttactattttctacattgtaaaataatagtgaagacatcaaaactatgaaataacacatatgtaatcatgtagtaaccaagaaagtgttaaacaaatcaaaatatattttatatttgagattcttcaaagtagccaccttttgacttgatgacagctttgcacactcttggcattctctcaaccaacttcatgaggtagtcacctggaatgctttccaacagtcttgaaggagttcccacatatgctgagcacttgttggctgcttttacttcactctgcggtcgggtgattgtggaggccagatcatctgacgcagcactccatcactatccttcttggtcaaatagcccttacacWGCCTGGAGAtgggttttgggtcattgtcctgttaaaaacaaatgatagtcccactaagcgcaaaccagatgggatggtgtatcgctgcagaatgctgtggtagacatgctggttaactgccttgaattctaaataaatcattgacagtgtcaccagcaaagcacccccacacatcacacctcctccatgcttcacggtgggaaccacaaatgcggagatcctccattcacctactctgcgtctcacaaagacatggtggttggaaccaaaatcaaaaatttggactaatcagaccgaaggacagatttccacggtctaatgtccattgctcgtgtttcttggccaagcaagtctc is a window of Salvelinus sp. IW2-2015 linkage group LG13, ASM291031v2, whole genome shotgun sequence DNA encoding:
- the amn1 gene encoding protein AMN1 homolog, with product MDSLLNISAVYVAIYADRYLSNFMALPAGIKDTLLRIMSSQGTVTDLNISQLMHLGTHKLDMVNCRVSDSTLQQICCPQLRTILLRGHPSITSDGVRALAASCPGLQVVDLTECAAVTDEGVLALAHGCSSLEVLSLWGCSAVGDAALLALAGNCMLLHSLNLSGTQVTDEGVIGLATAPCSNSLKELQLARCRNLTGKAVRAVLTNCPNVRIFTFDGCPLITDQEALHNLLDPDKFQQLSWTVY